TTAAATGGATACCGCAAGCCCGGGCTTTTTGGGCAATCCGGCAAATAGCCTCCTCGACATCCGCAGGTGCCATCATCATTAAATCTGCCAGCTCATCGATGACAATAACGATATAAGGCAGTTTGTGGGAGAATCTGCGATGCTTCTCAGCAAGCTCGTTGAATCGGTTTATATCACGGACACCAGTATGTGCAAACAATTCATAACGACGTTCCATTTCCTCTACCGCCCATTTGAGCGATGCGGTCGCGGCTTTAACATCCGTAATAACCGGACTAACGAGGTGAGGAATTTGGTTGTATGGAGCTAATTCAACCATTTTAGGGTCAATCAGCAAAAGCTTTACCTCATCTGGATGGGCTTTATAAAGCAAGCTCACCAGCATTGTATTGATGCAGACACTCTTTCCTGATCCGGTAGCACCGGCAATCAAACCGTGCGGCATCTTCTTCAGGTCAGTGACAATCGGATTCCCCGCAATATCCAGCCCTAAGGCAACCGATAAAGGAGACTCAATGTCCATGAACCCAGCAGTCTGTAAAATTTCACTTAACAGCACGGGCCTGCTTGAATGATTAGGCACCTCGATTCCGATTGTGTGCTTACCTGGAATTGGTGCTTCAATCCGGATGTCCTTCGCGGCGAGACTTAACTTGATGTCATCTGACAGGTTGGTTATTTTATTTACTTTCACACCAGGTTCCGGCTGTACTTCAAAACGGGTAACAGATGGTCCCTGCGTCACGTTGACCACTCTTGCGCCCACATTGAAGTTCCTTAAAGTATCGTTTAACATCTGCTCTTGTTCTGAAATCCATTCTGGATCCGGCGCCTTAAAGACGGGCGGATTTAGCAATTCAAGCGGCGGGAATTCATAAACCGCTGCCGGATGGATTTCTGTACTAACTTCCGGAACTCGAACGGCCTCTTTGATTCCAGGCAGACTGTCCACTTTAGGAGCAGATATAAGGACTTCCTCCTGCGGGGCTTCTTGCTGACCTATAAATCCCGGCTCCGATGATGTTGCTTCTGGATTTGGCACTGGTGTAAAAGCTTTCTTCTGTGCAACAGGTTCCGCTTCACTGACATTAGACTCGGCAACTGACGGCAGTACTCTTTTTTCCGAAAGAGCAGCTTCGGGATATGAATCTTCACTTACTGCAACTGAATGAGTTTCATGCTTTATTTCCCTGGATTGGTTCGGTGCGTCAGCTTTTCCCTCTGTCATGAAAGAAGGATACTTAGACATGTTACGCTTTTCCCATTTCCTCTTGTCCTGTTTAAGCATCAGCACGTTGAAAGGAAGCTGCCTTTTCGGTTCTTTCTGCTTTTCCTCTTCCATTTGATCAGGTTCATTGTCAGTACTCTGAGCCGATTCACCGGAGTGCTCGGATATCTTGATATCCTCCAACTCACCTGGATGAATAATTTTTTGATAAGATTTGTCCTCTTCAGCCTCGTGCAGTTTAGTCTCTATTAGCTGAGAATCCTCTTCTTCAAAAATGAGCAGAGAGTCGCCTTGTTTTGCTTCTGTCTGGGTTTGATCACAATCTATTACCTCAGCATCTTCAACAAGATGGCCAAAAATCTCTGCTCCTTCATAGACTTGCTGGGGGTCACTTCCTGCCTGGCTTGGTTCAGGTAATAATACTTCATCCTGGACGTTTGCTGTTAATTCATTGGTCTCGCTTATCCTATTTTCTGCCGTTGTTTTTTCTGCAACGCCTTCATCGGGGGTCTCTTTTTCTGGAATAAAACTACCAATCTCTTTTTCTGAATGGTCACTAAGAATTAAATCGAGTGTTTCTGTTTCCAGGTCAAATTGCTTCAATTCATCCTCAGGCGCTGCGTTGTCCAGCGTTTCTGAAAGGTTATCTTTTAGATTTTGATTTTGCTCTGGCATTTCTTTAGAATCTGGATTTTCCTGCCGTATCGTCTCTTTCTGAATAAAATCTTTATCCCTTTGAATAGATTCTGCACCCAGGTTTTCCTGTGCTCCTTCAAACCCAGTCAGTTCATACTCCACCTCTTCATGGCTCTTTTGTTCCGGTTCTTTTCTAGGCGGCCTGTTGAATGCATAAATTGGTGAAGGGATTTCCGTTGGCTTGAACGGCTGCCTGAATTTCGGTCCAATGTCCTTTCTCGGTTCATAACGGAACTTCGTTGCAGATTCCTCTGCTCCAGCAGGCTTCAGCGGTTCCTTCGCTTTCCTTGCCCGTTCTGATACAAAGGTGTCCTGGGCAGGACTGGCAGACTCCCGTCCTGGTTTGGAGAAGGAATCCCTTTGAGGAAGGCTGTCACCTTTAAACCTTAACGATCCTCTTTCATTAATGAACGGCTTTATTTCTTCAACAGGGCTAACCTTTATGGTACGTTCCTTTTTCGGTTTCTCCGCAGCAGATTCACCATCGGGAATCAAAGGAAAGCGGAACTGCCCTTTAGGATATTGGTATAAAACCTTTGCTTCTATATCCTTTTTTTGATTACTTGTTTGTTTGGATGGTTTTTGAATAGGTTGTACTTTCTCGATATCATCAAATTCATCATCGTCATTTTGGAACATCGTAAAAATTCTTTTAATCCAACTCAATTTAAATCACTCTTTCTTTCGCATTTCATTCTTTATTTTAACAGTAAATCAATATTTTTCGAGATAAATTGAAAGAATGAGCATTTTTTACGAGAAGAATTCTCCCAGAAGAATCAACTTTCGGCTCAGTTATTTACAAAACATTACATCATAAGTACAAAAAGGAAAAAAGCCCATAATAACGGGCTTTCATCTTATAGAGCTTATTCCTTTTTCGTTTTTCCCAAAATGAAGATGGGTTCCAATTCTCCATCTTCATATAGGAAACTTAAGGCTGTGATCGGCACTCTTCCACTTGCAAAAAAGCTCATTGTCATCTGCGCCATTATATCATAGCCTGTATTATTTTCTACATCAGCAATAATTAATACATCTTGATGGGGTACAGCCACAGCCATCGTCCCCTTCATCTTTTTCTTCATTTCATTCAAGAAGCTTGTATTGAGAATCCTGCTTGCATCGTAGCCGTCATTCGAATTCAGGAAGTAGAAGGTATTATCTGCGACACGGTCCTCTTTCAGTTTTACAGAAAGAGAACGGACATTGAACAAAGCCGTCTCACGGACCTGACCCGCTGTCCATCCTTCTTTTTTCAAAAGCTTCGAATCAATCAGCCTGTATGTAGCGCCTAAATCCAAAGCATAATAGATCCTTGTTTCAGCGGTATGATCATCATAGAGAAAAGGGACTCCTTCTTCCGCTTCTGATGGAAACGACGTCGAACGAATCACAGGAAAGATTTTCTTCTCCTTGCCTGACAGCTCAAGCTGGCTTTCCATCGCATTCAGGCCCTCTGACACATAATAGACAACCTCATCAATCGCCTTTTCTTTCTGATCCTGCCACTTGGCAACAATTCCAGGAAGAGCGATTGTAATGCCGCTTCCTGTATTTTTATTTTCAATCCTTAACTGATCTTTTTCCCGGTCATAGGAAAAAGTCCTGTCAGGATGCTGAAGTCGGTTCTCAAGCTCTTTCCTCATTTTTCTGCTGTCCACTATCTAATCCCTCCATTTCTTAAGGAGTTTCTGAAACCCATTTTACATGAAATTTCCCTCCACCTCAAAAGATGGAGGGAAACGATTATGCTAGACCTTCAATGAAGTTTTCGATTTCAGTCTGCGTTTTTCTGTCCTTGCTGACAAAACGTCCAAGCTCTTTGCCATTTTCATATCCAATAAAGCTTGGGATCCCGTAGACATCAAGCTGGATGCACAAATCGATGAAGTCATCCCGGTCAACTGAGACGAATTCATATTCGCTGTATTTGCTTTCGATTTCTGGCAGGACTGGCTCAATCACACGGCAATCCGGGCACCAGCCAGCCGTAAAAAGAAATATATGTTTTCCATCATTTTTCAACGCTTCAAATTGTTCCATTGACTCCAAGGTTTTCATTTTGAATCCTCCCGGTAAATATCGCATTATACTTTCCTTATTGTACCCATGCACTGAAAAAAAAGAAAATAATCTGTTTGAATTTTATTACTTACAGCTTTGGCTTAGGAATCTTAAATGCTGTCATAATCCCGCTCTTTTTTTGACAGCTTTAGCAGACTGACCCCAATATTTATGACACCTATTAAAAACAAAAAGCTGTCAGAATCGTTTTGCTCAGCTTTCTGACAGCTTCATCATAAAGTTATTTTACTTTTACAGAATTCGCAATTTCCATCATTGCTTCGGCATCTTCTCTTACATTTTCCGTTTCAGTGGTCAGCTTGACACCGCCGATGCCGACAATTAATTGATAGTTTTTTTCTTTCAATTGCTTGACCAGCATGTAGCCGAATTTCCCGTTTTTACTGAAAGTCTCATTCGCGTCCCATTTTTTCTGCTGCTTAACAGTAGAGTTATAAACTACTTTGCTGTCTTCTTTTTCATGTTGATTATAAAAAAGAATATAGGTTTTCGATCCGTCCTTGAATAAGACGTTATTAGGAGTTTCCTCTTCAACTTCATAATCTGCTGGCAAGTAATATTCTATGTCTTTTGCACTATTGTTTGGTTTTTCAGGCTGGCTTTCTAATGTATTCGCAACTTCTTTTTTTATTTCAGCCTTTTGTTCTGGAAATGAGGCAGAGCAAGCGCTCAGCAGAAATACTCCTACTATAACAAGCCCAAATGCCCTTCTGAACTTCATCATACTTTTTTCCCCCTAGCTAAGGACTTAACCACTCCTTTTCTATCATACCTTTCTTGCTTGATTGGTGACAAGGCTTCGCAAGCGTTTTTTGTTGGAAATTAAGACATTTTTCAGAAATTTGTCGAGAAACCTTTCTGAACCTAAAAAGACAGCCGATTAAGACTGTCCATTTTTTTCATTTAGTTTTATATTCATATTGTCCAGCGAGCAATTTCATGACATGAGTGAACATTTCACTGCGGTTGATTTGTCCATTTGTAAAAATCCCAATGGCCCCTTCATTACTTCTCACATTCCGTTTCCTGGAATACTCGTCCATTACTGGGCCCAGCTCAGCCCCTGCCAATAATTGCTGAGCGACTTCATCCGGAAGCGGAATCCTGGCTCCCCCGGCAATGATTGGGTCCATTCCTTTTACTGACAATGCCCCCCAGTTGCAAAGCATCAATCCAAATGGAGTTTGCTGGACACCACCTTCAAGTCCGATGCCGATTTCAGCTTCTGCTTTTTCAGCAGACTGTTTTGCCCTGTTGACTGCTCCTCTGATGGTTTCCTCATCGGACATCGGCTGGTCGCTCACACCCGATTCAGCATCGATTGAGATGATCTCAACATCTGTATCTTTAAATGCTTCCTTTACGGCGTTTATTTTTGCCGGATTTTTTGAACCTATTGCCACTTTCATAAGCTTTTCCGCCTTTCATTCCATGAAAAAGGAGCAGTTGTCATCTGCCCCTTATTTCGAGTAGGTTAGCTATTGTTTTTGATTGTTTCCACTGTTGTCTTATCTGCTGCCTTAACAAGCTTGATAAGCAGTTCCTTTGCTGCTGCATAGTCATCAACATGGATCATGGATGCTGCTGTATGGATGTATCGTGAGCAGATACCGATGACCGCACTCGGGATTCCCTGATTGGAAGTATGGACTCTTCCAGCATCGGTTCCACCCTGGGAAACAAAATACTGGTAAGGAATATCATGTGTTTCAGCCATATCCAGGATGAACTCTCTCATGCCGCGATGAGTGACCATCGAACGGTCAAGAATTCTTAGTAATGTTCCCTTGCCAAGCTGGCCGAATTCATTTTTGTCTCCTGACATATCATTCGCCGGGCTTGCGTCAAGCGCAAAGAAAATGTCTGGATCAATCATATTCGCAGCAGTCTGTGCGCCTCTTAATCCGACTTCTTCCTGGACTGTCGCACCGGAGTATAGCGTATTTGGCAATTGGATGTCCTTTGTTTCTTTCAACAATTCAATCGCCAGGCCGCAGCCATAACGGTTATCCCATGCTTTTGCGAGAATCTTCTTCTCGTTTGCCATCGGGGTGAATGGACAGATCGGCAAGATTGGCTGTCCCGGTTTGATTCCGATTCTGATTGCATCTTCTTTATCATCTGCACCGATATCGATCAGCATATTCTTGATTTCCATTGGTTTATTCCGTTTTGATTCATCGAGCAGATGAGGAGGGATCGAGCCGATTACACCAGTAACCGGTCCATTGTTCGTGATGATCTGGACACGCTGTGCCAAAAGCACCTGGCTCCACCAGCCGCCAAGTGTCTGGAATCTAATCATCCCGTTTTTCGTAATGGAAGTCACCATGAAACCGACTTCATCCATATGGCCGGCAACCATGATTTTCGGTCCATCCGGATTGCCTTTTTTTACTCCGAACACACTTCCCAATTTATCCTGGATCAATTCATCAGAATACTGTTCCAGCTGCTCACGCATGAATTTGCGGACTGCATGCTCATTGCCTGGTGCACCAGGTAATTCTGTCAATGTTTTAAACAGGCTTAAAGTTTGCTCGTTCATTTAACTGCTCCTTCGCAATGAAAATTTAGGGTTACTAAACATTATGTATACATTCCATTTTACAGAACATTCGCTATGCGTGCCAGTCTTAATCTTTCATGCACCTTTTTCTGAGGGGCAATAATCCTTTAATCCTGTATAGCGATTTGTTATGATGAAGATAACTGAAATTCCATATATAACCTTGGAGGTACTCGACTATGAACTGGAAAGCCTTTATCCTCGGCGTTGGTGCCGGCCTGGCTGGTGCATATGCTGTAAAAGAACTCGCTTCACAAAAAGAAACTGTCTCAGCTGAAAAAGTATTGAATGATGCAAAGGCCGCTTTTAAAAAATCCGGGCCCATCAGCGGTTCATGGATCAATATGACAGTTGAACCTTATTCCAAAACGCCAATTGAATACAAGGTTTACAAAGGCGGAATCTCACGAAATGTTAACGGCGAGGTCGAGCAATATGAGTTTATCGCAGACGCGGCGACTGGAACCATATTGGATGCCTACCCTTTAAATTAAATCCTAAGAAATTCAGACCTGCAGCTGCAGGTCTATTTTTTTCGCTCAATTGTTTCTGTTATTTTTCCTTCCTGGTCAAACTTGACGGCCCTGTACAAAGCATCATGGTAAAATGTGAACCACGCGTCCCTGCTGATTCCAAAGTCAAGCCACTTTTCCTTGGCAAAAATCGAATCCATCGGGTAATCGTCATAAGCCATTACCCAGAGCGGATTTTGATGGGCATGTGTCGGCATGATATCAGCCATATGGACAATAGTCGACTCTTCATCCTCAACCAACAGAATGGAGTGGCCATCGCTGTGCCCCCCTGTATGTACCATCTTAATCGGCCCATATGACCATTCTTTTTCAAATGCCTCCACCTGTTGTTCGATTCCCTGCCAGTTTTCTTTCCAGTATGTACTTTTGGATCTGATATTAGGATTGCGCATTTCATCCCATTCAATCTGTGATGTGATGATTTTTGCATTCGGAAAAACGGAAGACAGTTCACCATTCACCTCTTTTGTTAATCCACAGGCATGGTCAAAATGCATATGGGTCATCAGGATGAAATCAATATCCGCAGCAGTTAGTCCTAGCAATTCCAGCTCAGCATCAAGACTTGATTCTTCCAGGACACCAAAATTACGCTTTTGTTTTTCATTTAGTTTCCCATTTCCCATCCCGGTTTCAACAAGGAAATTCTTTCCCTCTGCCTGGATTAAGATTGGATCGGTCCTCAATTGTATCTGGTTTTTGTCATTCACTTCATATTTTCTAGCCCATAGCGCTTTCGGTACGACCCCGAACATCGCGCCGCCATCCAGGTGGGTTACCCCGCCATTCAGCCACTTGAGCTTCACGTTTCGCAAATCCAGGTTTTCCATAGCCAATCCCCCTTTTTCTTTTGATTGTAACATTAGGATTTTAAATTTTTAAATAATTCAACTTTCACTTTGTCCTTTTATTTATGGATTTACTTGTGAATTTTTTTATTGGCGGAGTTCACATATTTATTGGCGATCATTTATTTTTATTGGCGATAATCCGATTTTATTGGCGAAAATTAATTTTTATTGGCGATTTTCACACATTTATTGGCGAATTGGAAAATTCCGCTCATTTTTCCCAGTAAATAAAACAACCGGCAAAAAGGCCGGTCGCAAACTTACTTATTTAGATTGAAATTGCACTTCACAACGGTATATCCGACTGCCTCTTGAGGAGAATTTCTCCTCATACTCCGTCATGATGTTACCTTCGTAATCACTCTTGTGCAGGTCAAGGCTGACAAAGTTCAGCTTCATGCCATAATGCGAAAAGCTAATCAGTGAGTACTCAAATAATCCCTGATTATCAGTCTTGAAATGAATCTCGCCATTTTTAACAAGGATGGATTCATAAACTTCAAGGAAAGATTTGAACGTCAGTCTTCTTTTTTCATGGCGGGTTTTTGGCCATGGATCGGAGAAGTTCAAATAAACCCGGCTGACGTCCCCGCTTTCGAAATACTTGGCAAGCTCAGCACCGTTGACATTCATCAGCTTGCAGTTTGGAAGCTCTTCCTCAATCAGCTTGTCCAAGGCGCTGACAATGACGCTTTCCTGCAACTCAATCCCAATATAGTTAATGTCTGGATTAGCTTTGGCCATACCCGTGATGAATTGGCCTTTCCCAGTACCAATTTCGATATGGAGCGGCTGGTCTTTTTCAAAAACCTTGCCCCATTGTCCCCGCTGCTGCTCAGGGTCCTGGATCACATAATTCGAGTATTCCTGCAATTTATCTTTAGCCCAAGGCTTGTTTCTTAGTCTCATACTGACACCCCTGTACTATTTTCATTCGTTTCAAACAATATCATGCAACTCTGCTGTTTTCAAGGTGAAATTTCTCCTGGCTGCATAAACGTAAAAAGGAATCCACAATCTATATGTGAATTCCTTTTAAAAGAAAGGGTGATCGTTGTGCCATTAAGCCACCATGACCAGGTTAATTTATTAAAGGATATATTAAGCAACCAGCAGACTGACTGCTGCGGATCGGTTGCAGAGTACCAACAATTGGAACGCCTGATTAAATCGCTCATGGTCAACACGAATGTTGATGGAAATATCAAATCGATTCTTCAGGATGTTTATCACTATAGCCAGAACGGCATCAATACCTCAGATCTGGAACATCATATCCAAACTAATCGTGATCAGTTATCCCAGTGGGTCGATGATATCGGTCAATTCTTGATGAAAATTAAATAATTGCCTTTAAAAAGTCAATCCACTTTTCCATCTCTGGAATGCGGTTTTGGTTTTTATGCCATTGAATCGAAGAAAGCGATTGGGCTAATGCATACCATTTCATCCGCTGCCTGAGGTTCTCCGTCAGGCTGATGCCGTACTTGTCCAGCCAGGCTTCCCACTCCTCCAATGGTATGTATGAGTAAAGGAGAAGTCCAAGATCAATGGCAGGATCAGCAATCATCGCCCCATCCCAATCAATCAAATACAACTGGTTGTCTTCAGTAAGCAGCCAGTTGTTATGATTCACGTCGCAATGGCAGACAACCTTTTCGGAAGAGTCGACATGGCTGACGTTTTCAGAAAGGAAATCCATGGCCTGAATGACTGCCGGCTTCGACCGAAGCTCCTCATCCAAGTCCTCTTTAAGGGCATGCAGGAACATTTCGGGTTTCAGCGGGCTTTTTCCAAGCCTTGTAAGCATCCCAAGAAGCGGGTCTGATGCGTGGATTTTCTTTAAAAGCTTGGCCACACGGTCATTGTTCATATCCCCGGGCTTCAGCTCACTCCCATTCATCCATTGCTGCGCCGTTATAACATCTCCGTTTTCTAACCTTTTAGTCCAAACAAGCTTGGGTACGATTCCTTCTGCTGAGAGTACAGCAAGAAAAGGGGATGAATTTCGTTTTAAAAACAGCCTTTGTTCTTCATGCTGTGCAAAATAGGCAGCACCGGTTGCGCCGCCAGCAGGAACGATCTCCCAATCCTGTCCAAATAAATGTTCCAAAGTTAGTCACCTTCATTTATCACTATTTCCCTTGTGCTGAATAACCGGAAATGGATTCTCTAAAATCTAAATTCACTGTTGTTTCTATAATCGGAAATAAGAAAAGCGCAAGCGCCCTGGTCAGTCCCGGCAAACACATACCGCCAAAAAAACGCCACGTCCTCCCAAAAGCGATCGCTTTCGGTCGTGTGATGCATCGTTTCGAAGCTTTCCTTATCCTGTGGCTGGCAGGTCTAGCCCATCGTGTGCAGGCCAGTTGAGTCACTTTTGACTTCATGGGCCGGAGCAGAACTTCTCGATGGGCTAGGTGCGGGAGCTGGACACTAATCTATAGTAAAGAAATCAAATATTTTTATAAAGTAAAAAGACAGCTATTGATAGAAAAATACATACAATAGCTATCTTATAAATTTTATCCCCATAGGCTCGGTACGTCAACCCCAACAGCCCTAAATTAATATTTTGAAAAAGTTATCATTTCAAGGAACATGCTATTTTGCTGCAATAAACAGTGAGCATGGCTCCAGAAGGACCTTATTTCCTTCTATATGGCGAAATGGCATTGCAGACGCATTTTCATGGTCAGCCAGGACATTCCATTTTGCCTCTTCCGAAAGTTCAACCAGCTGCTGATCCATTGAGGGGTTAATGAGAACAATGATTTTTTCCCATTGTTCTGCTTTTATTTCATAACCCATCAACGGTGCAGGCAATGGCCAAAATGACATCTTGCTGCGGATTTCCTCGCTGTCCCCGAGCCTGAATGCTTGGTTGGATTTCCGTATTTCAATGATCCCTTTAATATAGTCGACATTATCCCGGTTATCATCACGAAGGTCCCAATCTAGCCAGTTTATTTCATCAGGAGACCTGTAGCTGTTGCCAATCCCTTTTTTTGTCCTGAAGAATTCCTGGCCGCTGTGCAAAAACGGAATTCCCTGTGCCAGCAAAACCATGGATGTCGCCAGCCTGTGCTGTTTTTTCAAAATAGCTTCATCCTGGTCGGAATTGCATATTTTCAGCTTATCCCACAATGTATGATTATCATGCGACTCAATATAATTCACAGACTGGGCCGGCTGAAGGAATAAGCCGTTCCGCTTGCCGATTCCAATACTGCCTGCCATCACCTGTTTTGCAGCTTCTAGATACCGATCATTTCCTAAAGCATACCCTTTATCGTAGGTATTAAAGGTACTCCCCTTAATGGAATCCCGGAACCAGTCATTGAATTGTCCAATCCCCGGAAGCTTTGCCTGATTGGCAATATTGGCTTTCCTGTCGCCTGGGAGAGGTGTGTTCAAATCCCAGCCTTCGCCGATGATCAAAACATCTGGCTTCATCTCAGCCACAGCCTTCCTTACTGCTGCCATGGTCTCGATATCAAGGATTCCCATCAAATCGAAACGAAATCCATCGAGATGATACTCCTGCAGCCAATAAAGCACTGAGTCTACGATGTATTTTCTAGCCATCAGCCTTTCAGAAGCGATATCGTTCCCAACTCCTGTTCCATTTGAGGGAAGACCATTGTCATCATGGCGAAAATAATAGCCCGGCACTATTTTTTCAAAAGGAGAATCTTCCCGAATGTATACGTGATTATATACCACATCCATAATGACACCCATTCCCATTTTGTGTATTGCGGAGATTAGCTGTTTAAGCTCAATGATCCGATTGTAGGGATCTGCAGGGTCCGTCGCATAGCTTCCATCCGGGACATTATAATGGACAGGATTATAACCCCAGTTATAGGAACTGCTTCGATCCAGTTCGTCAACTCCTTCGAAATCATTGAATGGAAGAAGCTCAATATGAGTGACACCGAGCTCCTTGATATAAGATAACCCAGTCATCTCCCCCATCGGAGTCCTCGTATCGATTTCAGCAGCGCCCAAATACGTCCCTTTCCTTGCTGTTCCACTGTTTGGATGCATCGTCAAGTCCCTGATATGAGCTTCATAGATAATCGCACCCACCGGACGGCTCACTGGCGAAATATCACTGTTCGCCCCCCGCGCTTTGACCGGGTCGATCACAACACCATATTCACCATTGACCGTTAATGCAATTGCATAAGGATCAACCGCCTCTCTCCATTCGAGATTGAAACAGACCAGGAAAGAATAGCGATAAAGTTCCAGATTCCTGTCTACTGTAATGCTCCAAATACCTTTTTCAACCCGTTCCATATTAATAAACTCAGGATTATGCTGAGCATCCCTGAATAGCTTCAGCCTGATTTTCGCAGCGGTTGGGGCCCATACTTTGAAAATTGTCTTTTCTTTTGCATAGCTGACCCCTAGGTCCGTTCCATCGTAAAAAAATAAGGTATCGAATTCCTCCGTTCGGATGACCGCTCCTATTTGGAGGTCGGTTTCACCGCCATGCCCATCTATTATTTTATAGGGTTTGCCTATTTCTGGCCTGACACTGGTAAAACAGATATATTTCACTGTATCCTCAAGGAATACCTTATCCCGGATTGCCATAGGCAAATCAACGTCCTCTCCCTGGAGCCTGAACTCATTCGAGTCACCTTCAAAATATGAATAAGGAAGCAAAACAGTAATTATATCCATTTGATCAAGATAGGCGTAAAATTTCCTTTCAATGGCAATCATTTATTTTCAACTCCTCGGTATGCCCTGGATTGTTTTTTCCTGTTAAAATACTTAAGGCTTTTGGACACGCCTGGATCTTTAATGGTGTATGCCCGACCGCTTCTCCATCGGCATGGGCAAAGACGTCCTGTGGGGATAAAATGGTGATGGACTTGCCGGTAAATTGCTCAACTTCCTTGAAGTTCGTGTGTTTCCCCCAGAAGACACTGATGAAAACGAGCAATAGCTTCCATCTGGATATACTATGAACGACAGTGACATCAAGAATTCCGTCATCCGGACATGCAGCGGGAGCTATTTTCATGCCCCCTCCGTAGTAGGGCTGATTTGAAACGGTTACAAACCATGCATGATCATATCGGAACACTTTGCCGTCGACTGTTATTTCAATCGGGATGGTGCGGAAAGTGAGCAGTTTTTTTATAAGAATATAGACATAGACCAGCCTGCCGAGGGATACACGGTTCAGCAGTATTTTCATTGAGGACTCGTTTGATTCCTTTGCCACTGCTGCATCGAAGCCTACACCCATATTATTCATGAAGTAGGTTTCTTGTAATTCCTTGTGCTGAATTTTTCCGATGTCAATTTCGGCTGTGTGAGAATGGTTCTGGTCTGCCACCAAAT
The nucleotide sequence above comes from Mesobacillus jeotgali. Encoded proteins:
- the trmB gene encoding tRNA (guanosine(46)-N7)-methyltransferase TrmB: MRLRNKPWAKDKLQEYSNYVIQDPEQQRGQWGKVFEKDQPLHIEIGTGKGQFITGMAKANPDINYIGIELQESVIVSALDKLIEEELPNCKLMNVNGAELAKYFESGDVSRVYLNFSDPWPKTRHEKRRLTFKSFLEVYESILVKNGEIHFKTDNQGLFEYSLISFSHYGMKLNFVSLDLHKSDYEGNIMTEYEEKFSSRGSRIYRCEVQFQSK
- a CDS encoding YtzH-like family protein gives rise to the protein MPLSHHDQVNLLKDILSNQQTDCCGSVAEYQQLERLIKSLMVNTNVDGNIKSILQDVYHYSQNGINTSDLEHHIQTNRDQLSQWVDDIGQFLMKIK
- a CDS encoding phosphotransferase family protein, translated to MEHLFGQDWEIVPAGGATGAAYFAQHEEQRLFLKRNSSPFLAVLSAEGIVPKLVWTKRLENGDVITAQQWMNGSELKPGDMNNDRVAKLLKKIHASDPLLGMLTRLGKSPLKPEMFLHALKEDLDEELRSKPAVIQAMDFLSENVSHVDSSEKVVCHCDVNHNNWLLTEDNQLYLIDWDGAMIADPAIDLGLLLYSYIPLEEWEAWLDKYGISLTENLRQRMKWYALAQSLSSIQWHKNQNRIPEMEKWIDFLKAII
- the pulA gene encoding type I pullulanase; protein product: MIAIERKFYAYLDQMDIITVLLPYSYFEGDSNEFRLQGEDVDLPMAIRDKVFLEDTVKYICFTSVRPEIGKPYKIIDGHGGETDLQIGAVIRTEEFDTLFFYDGTDLGVSYAKEKTIFKVWAPTAAKIRLKLFRDAQHNPEFINMERVEKGIWSITVDRNLELYRYSFLVCFNLEWREAVDPYAIALTVNGEYGVVIDPVKARGANSDISPVSRPVGAIIYEAHIRDLTMHPNSGTARKGTYLGAAEIDTRTPMGEMTGLSYIKELGVTHIELLPFNDFEGVDELDRSSSYNWGYNPVHYNVPDGSYATDPADPYNRIIELKQLISAIHKMGMGVIMDVVYNHVYIREDSPFEKIVPGYYFRHDDNGLPSNGTGVGNDIASERLMARKYIVDSVLYWLQEYHLDGFRFDLMGILDIETMAAVRKAVAEMKPDVLIIGEGWDLNTPLPGDRKANIANQAKLPGIGQFNDWFRDSIKGSTFNTYDKGYALGNDRYLEAAKQVMAGSIGIGKRNGLFLQPAQSVNYIESHDNHTLWDKLKICNSDQDEAILKKQHRLATSMVLLAQGIPFLHSGQEFFRTKKGIGNSYRSPDEINWLDWDLRDDNRDNVDYIKGIIEIRKSNQAFRLGDSEEIRSKMSFWPLPAPLMGYEIKAEQWEKIIVLINPSMDQQLVELSEEAKWNVLADHENASAMPFRHIEGNKVLLEPCSLFIAAK
- a CDS encoding diacylglycerol/lipid kinase family protein, whose product is MEKLYFIVNPNAKNGRCREIWRKVEAEMKAQDILYLAFFTEYSGHAEEIAGTIARNLNGSQAIIAAVGGDGTLHEVVNGAATYPNVTVGFIPGGSGNDFSRGFSIPKKAADALYLVADQNHSHTAEIDIGKIQHKELQETYFMNNMGVGFDAAVAKESNESSMKILLNRVSLGRLVYVYILIKKLLTFRTIPIEITVDGKVFRYDHAWFVTVSNQPYYGGGMKIAPAACPDDGILDVTVVHSISRWKLLLVFISVFWGKHTNFKEVEQFTGKSITILSPQDVFAHADGEAVGHTPLKIQACPKALSILTGKNNPGHTEELKINDCH